AGAGGCATCGGCAGTGATAAAGGGGAGATTGATATCGGTCTCCATGGTGGTCGACAGCTCCTTCTTGGCCTTTTCCGCCTCTTCCTTCAACCGTTGCAAGGCCATATTGTCACTTCGAAGGTCGATGCCATTATCGCGTTTAAACTCGTCCGCCAACCAGTTAACCACCCGCATATCGAAATCTTCGCCGCCAAGGAAGGTGTCGCCGTTGGTTGATTTGACCTCAAAAACACCATCGCCGATCTCAAGAACAGAGACATCGAAGGTACCACCGCCCAAGTCAAACACCGCGATCTTCTCCTCATGCTTCTTGTCGAGACCATAGGCCAAGGCCGCAGCAGTCGGCTCATTGATAATCCGTTTCACATCAAGACCGGCGACCCTACCGGCATCTTTGGTTGCCTGGCGCTGACTGTCGTTAAAATAAGCAGGCACGGTGATTACTGCCTCGGTAACCGTTTCGCCAAGATACTCCTCGGCAGTCTGCTTCATCTTGCCCAGAATCATGGCTGAAATTTCAGCCGCGGTATATTTCTTACCATCGACCTCCACCTCGGCATCGCCTTGGCTGCCCTTAACGATCTTGAAAGGACTGAGTTCAATGCTCTTGGCAACCTCTTTATCGGTAAATTTCCGACCGATCAACCGTTTGATGGCAAACAAGGTCTTGGTAGGGTTGGTCACAGCCTGCCGTTTAGCAACCTGACCAACCAGACGCTCATTGTTTGCAGAAAAAGCGACAATCGAGGGTGTCGTCCGATTTCCTTCTGAATTCGTGATAACCTGAGGGTCCCCGCCTTCCATAATTGAGACGCAGGAGTTGGTGGTTCCCAGGTCAATGCCAATAATCTTTCCCATATCTTTCTCCTTATCAAAAACGTAAAATTTGAATCATATCAATCCTGCCGAAAGGCAGTCTTCGTCAATACCACCAGGCCTTATTCGCGGGCCTTCGCCACCGCAACCTTAGCTGCGCGGAGCAAACGATCCTTATAATAATACCCCTTCTCAAACTCACGGATCACAGCCTGAGGGGGAACCTCATCACTCTCTTCCATTGCCAGGGCCTCGTGCACATTCGGGTCAAACGGCTGACCCACGCTCTCGATGGCAACCAGGCCGAACTTGGCGGTAGCGCTCATCAGCACCTTCATGGTCATGCCAACCCCTTCCCGCAGGACATTGATATCATCGCCGCTATTCTGATGAGCCAGGGCTCGCTCCAGATTATCAAGGGTAGGCAGGAGTTCCTT
The Desulfobulbaceae bacterium DNA segment above includes these coding regions:
- a CDS encoding Hsp70 family protein codes for the protein MGKIIGIDLGTTNSCVSIMEGGDPQVITNSEGNRTTPSIVAFSANNERLVGQVAKRQAVTNPTKTLFAIKRLIGRKFTDKEVAKSIELSPFKIVKGSQGDAEVEVDGKKYTAAEISAMILGKMKQTAEEYLGETVTEAVITVPAYFNDSQRQATKDAGRVAGLDVKRIINEPTAAALAYGLDKKHEEKIAVFDLGGGTFDVSVLEIGDGVFEVKSTNGDTFLGGEDFDMRVVNWLADEFKRDNGIDLRSDNMALQRLKEEAEKAKKELSTTMETDINLPFITADAS
- the grpE gene encoding nucleotide exchange factor GrpE — protein: MADIGEGEEAAGVETDAAADETSQMIAALDAEKQEANDKLLRLAAEFENYKKRMIRERETAIKYAEEGLLKELLPTLDNLERALAHQNSGDDINVLREGVGMTMKVLMSATAKFGLVAIESVGQPFDPNVHEALAMEESDEVPPQAVIREFEKGYYYKDRLLRAAKVAVAKARE